One stretch of Leptospira hartskeerlii DNA includes these proteins:
- a CDS encoding carboxyl transferase domain-containing protein, which translates to MIPTRKPEPDSFTKGILSIPEIDSVIRELKILNPGRSEKKEILPERKGILKKVLIANRGEIAKRFFLALREEGIRSVAVVTDPDKEQSWYESADEIIYIGSSEKYTNSQTIIAAALLSDSNAVYPGYGFLSEDFKFVESLEEVSLIYKKNIIFMGPKASVMRKVGNKLDARKLALENGIPLLLGSGPITGETKIAIQEAEKVGYPLMIKLDSGGGGKGMVIVRNSEELIPAIESTVRIGIQSYGNGTFFFEKYVERPAHFEVQIFNSTAVGIRKCAVQRRNQKVVEESGETFLDDRTLLQLLSSAEKIAHISGYSEGCAAGTVEFLLDCETGNFGFLEMNTRLQVEYPVTDQSLGIDLAKWQILFFDRREEEIPYDSVIKRRFSDRNHSIQCRIYAEDPFQNYSPSPGKIKDLELPTFNGVRCDFGFRKGDRVLGDYDPMIGKLITTGTTREEALLRMERALSDLYIRGITTNIEQLLKLIRHDLFRSGEYDNLILSNNEELTKTEKESEEEGAIICSLAECVFITENDLKRSFRDRDLPKLLHSQESEYSLYEFELRSETKTYKTRLFRTSIAGYRILLNGKDFGTIGVSVRGELGEEFLVEFAGRTIPVRVDRRPSFHLVRFPDKQGKLRYLRFSILSKDNKNNISNEGILRSPFQGTFVKICNNPRTNEIWKEGEIIQEGDPILIISAMKMETVLTTPVGGKLSYLLEHGDKSKLVRGITASGMVLGKGLSEGEILAKVETEQKTESKKELENINILSGSIWEVWPSIETDTKFKFPPLEKISSSDLRILLKSWILGTFREQDAVEKINSLLSNFEFVKLSDSENRLWGNFYIEILKFHVLVRRIFSSDPGTKFSHYGEIQRALSEWDTEGYNPPKTTKKLLSNAFHYYGIKPWSPLRRTKSQKDAFIFLVKAYANLREGKELVAKLLEILSIYAPPTPSIDLALNGILYLEEREKESSLEKTVRRILNSRGNRPQKFKGGDATISRKHVFDYVRFLKSPWSSVSEERPEVLEEKFKRSFSENLQLVPENFDESLTSQIRKKLEYWQTQGNIKRLFSPSHGHFLYFLETEKEKQYILFSTLSAKPEKETSRFDLETTAKIGACILQGSQIFKKADFFRLEVLVSGFKVKFDPGSNEEEVFNYNNIMESAGSVLRFFLHGLYSQFTMDFLPENTEKTVTLSFFFKDGKLRMDIAHPNDPRFPYCTGTDPKDLTVFQKGKWPLECWVSKVFDTDSTKEITIPGTDGLLRKNPKTGKEEIYIPGAKIFEGKIGGKPALCFFKDSRVAGGATGDLEGRKYIAAAYYAYRKDIPLYIWNDGAGANIKEGMVSLNRAAEGFFMNSLLSTGLKASEFRAAIESHSDLVLKEVCSETEKKYGSEFRKYNSEDKPNFCFTVAVGTGSSTGLDVYGSSQASLQVLLNEDESYRVLTGSSVIESVTGEKFTNYEIGGAKIMGQATGTVDFVANDKIQLIWIIRRIQDSLLGCKLPSIEKNQRVISENWNVLDENELIHHSESGFFLPIKENYSGSGSLVSGFIRLGETSVLSMGPRTNDGFHSLPCIIKAKESIRIAEKTGASLLLVYGSKWFRSSHLDDYDSLRPRRDFQKELQNFKGACLHFVKNPEGLRVSELASSADVWLLLEPNEKSKPSARKEFSNKKRWATFTSKSESEAYEIIREFFHLLNHRKIDNSPAGKGEIKLPKEITVSYDMKEEIVRKILDENTFLEFGEWDPGSSLITGLGRIQGRTVAIIADQPKGGGSPDAPGTEKFRIFTEFANKHSIPILMISDAPGFVPGTKQERARIQQIGGESLDVNVLSEIPVVSIVLRQNYGGRQIHAFSGFLRPGIAYYSLAEATLAVMGGNSAFDLFQGAKVSTLRKEGNIQEIESIQKEFFESFTKKSRADFDAKNTGVLDGTFGSISELRDVLKKGLEEADLKLSIWKKNKNKYSDGEVYLCPQNQGEDWKDLILP; encoded by the coding sequence ATGATACCCACAAGAAAACCAGAGCCAGACTCATTTACAAAAGGTATATTAAGTATTCCTGAAATTGATTCCGTTATAAGAGAATTAAAAATTCTAAACCCTGGGCGTTCCGAAAAAAAGGAAATTTTGCCGGAAAGAAAGGGGATCCTAAAAAAGGTATTGATCGCAAACAGAGGAGAAATCGCTAAAAGATTCTTTTTAGCCTTAAGAGAAGAAGGTATCCGCTCAGTTGCAGTAGTAACAGACCCTGACAAAGAACAATCGTGGTATGAATCCGCAGACGAGATCATATACATTGGAAGTTCAGAAAAATATACGAATTCTCAGACAATAATAGCCGCAGCGCTACTTTCAGATTCAAATGCAGTGTATCCAGGATACGGGTTTTTGTCCGAAGACTTCAAATTTGTAGAATCTTTGGAAGAAGTCTCCCTAATATATAAAAAAAATATAATATTCATGGGACCAAAGGCTTCCGTTATGAGAAAGGTGGGGAACAAACTGGACGCTAGAAAATTAGCGTTAGAGAATGGGATCCCTCTTTTATTAGGAAGCGGACCGATCACCGGCGAAACAAAGATCGCAATCCAAGAAGCTGAGAAGGTCGGCTATCCACTCATGATCAAATTGGATAGCGGCGGTGGCGGTAAAGGAATGGTCATTGTTAGAAATTCCGAAGAACTAATTCCCGCAATAGAGAGCACTGTTCGGATCGGCATCCAATCCTACGGAAACGGGACCTTCTTCTTTGAAAAATATGTAGAGAGACCTGCTCACTTCGAAGTTCAAATTTTCAACTCTACTGCCGTTGGAATTCGAAAATGTGCAGTCCAAAGAAGAAACCAAAAAGTAGTGGAAGAAAGCGGAGAAACTTTTTTAGACGATAGAACCTTATTACAATTATTATCCTCTGCGGAAAAGATCGCTCATATCTCGGGTTACTCAGAAGGATGCGCTGCCGGGACCGTGGAGTTCCTACTAGATTGCGAAACGGGAAATTTCGGATTTTTAGAAATGAATACCAGATTGCAGGTAGAATATCCTGTGACGGATCAATCTCTCGGGATCGATCTGGCCAAATGGCAAATTTTATTTTTCGATAGAAGAGAGGAAGAGATCCCTTACGACTCGGTGATCAAAAGAAGGTTCTCTGACAGAAATCATTCTATCCAATGCAGGATCTACGCAGAAGATCCATTTCAAAATTACTCGCCTTCTCCGGGAAAAATAAAAGATCTAGAGCTGCCTACATTTAATGGAGTGCGTTGTGATTTCGGATTCAGAAAAGGTGATAGAGTATTAGGCGATTATGATCCTATGATCGGAAAATTGATCACTACCGGAACCACGAGAGAAGAGGCCCTACTCAGAATGGAAAGGGCACTATCGGATCTATATATCCGTGGGATCACAACAAATATTGAACAATTGCTCAAACTGATAAGACATGATCTTTTTCGTTCAGGGGAATATGATAATTTAATTTTATCTAATAATGAGGAGCTAACAAAAACGGAAAAAGAATCTGAAGAAGAAGGAGCGATCATCTGTTCTCTTGCTGAATGCGTTTTTATAACCGAGAATGACCTCAAACGATCCTTTAGAGATAGAGACCTCCCAAAATTACTTCATTCCCAAGAATCGGAATATTCTCTTTATGAATTTGAATTAAGATCGGAAACCAAAACGTACAAGACACGTTTATTCCGCACTTCAATTGCCGGTTACCGAATTTTACTGAATGGAAAAGATTTCGGAACTATCGGAGTTTCCGTCCGAGGAGAATTAGGAGAAGAATTTTTAGTAGAATTTGCAGGCAGGACAATCCCTGTTCGAGTAGATCGCAGGCCTTCTTTCCATTTAGTGAGATTTCCGGACAAACAAGGAAAACTCAGATACCTCCGATTCTCCATTCTTTCCAAAGATAATAAGAATAATATATCCAACGAAGGAATATTACGTTCTCCCTTCCAAGGAACATTCGTTAAGATCTGCAATAATCCTCGAACGAACGAGATTTGGAAAGAGGGAGAAATTATCCAAGAAGGAGATCCAATCTTAATCATTTCCGCAATGAAAATGGAAACAGTTCTAACTACACCTGTCGGAGGAAAACTTTCCTACCTATTAGAACATGGAGATAAGAGCAAATTAGTTCGTGGGATAACCGCTTCCGGGATGGTTTTAGGAAAAGGGCTCAGCGAAGGGGAAATACTCGCGAAAGTAGAAACAGAACAAAAAACAGAATCCAAAAAAGAATTAGAAAATATTAATATTTTAAGCGGATCCATATGGGAAGTCTGGCCTTCTATTGAAACGGATACCAAATTTAAGTTTCCTCCTTTAGAAAAAATTTCAAGTTCCGATCTTCGAATTTTATTAAAATCTTGGATACTCGGAACCTTTAGAGAACAAGATGCTGTAGAGAAAATAAATTCTCTACTTTCCAATTTCGAATTTGTAAAGTTATCCGATTCGGAAAATCGCCTTTGGGGAAACTTTTACATAGAAATTTTGAAATTCCACGTGTTAGTGAGAAGAATATTTTCATCCGATCCTGGAACAAAATTTTCCCACTATGGAGAGATACAAAGAGCGCTTTCTGAATGGGATACAGAAGGATATAATCCACCTAAGACCACAAAGAAACTTTTATCGAATGCATTTCATTACTATGGAATAAAACCCTGGAGTCCTCTTAGAAGAACGAAGAGCCAAAAAGATGCGTTTATATTTTTAGTAAAAGCTTATGCAAATCTTAGAGAAGGAAAAGAACTAGTCGCAAAACTTTTGGAGATACTTTCCATTTACGCTCCACCTACCCCGTCCATAGATCTTGCATTAAACGGGATCTTGTATTTAGAGGAAAGGGAGAAGGAAAGTTCACTCGAAAAAACGGTTAGAAGAATATTAAATTCCAGAGGAAATCGTCCGCAAAAATTTAAAGGGGGAGACGCCACCATTTCCAGAAAACATGTATTCGATTATGTACGTTTTCTAAAATCTCCTTGGTCCTCCGTATCTGAAGAAAGACCCGAAGTCTTAGAAGAAAAATTCAAAAGATCTTTCTCGGAAAACTTACAGTTAGTTCCGGAGAACTTTGATGAGTCTCTAACTTCTCAAATTAGAAAAAAACTAGAATATTGGCAAACCCAAGGAAATATCAAAAGATTATTCTCCCCTAGTCACGGACATTTTTTGTATTTCCTGGAGACAGAAAAAGAAAAACAATACATACTCTTCTCCACCTTAAGTGCCAAACCGGAAAAAGAAACGTCCAGATTCGATTTAGAAACAACTGCGAAAATAGGAGCCTGTATTTTACAAGGTTCCCAAATATTCAAAAAAGCGGATTTTTTCAGATTAGAGGTACTTGTCTCCGGATTCAAAGTAAAATTCGATCCGGGCTCCAACGAAGAAGAAGTATTCAATTATAATAATATAATGGAATCAGCAGGTTCTGTTCTGCGATTCTTCTTACACGGATTATACAGCCAATTCACAATGGATTTCCTTCCCGAAAATACTGAAAAAACAGTTACACTTTCCTTTTTCTTTAAAGATGGAAAGCTTAGAATGGACATTGCCCATCCGAACGATCCAAGATTTCCTTACTGCACTGGAACAGATCCAAAAGATCTGACAGTTTTCCAAAAGGGAAAATGGCCTTTGGAATGCTGGGTTTCGAAAGTATTCGATACGGACTCAACAAAAGAGATCACAATCCCTGGAACAGACGGACTTCTCAGAAAAAATCCTAAGACGGGCAAAGAAGAGATCTATATTCCAGGAGCAAAAATATTCGAGGGAAAAATCGGTGGAAAACCTGCATTATGTTTTTTTAAAGATTCCAGAGTGGCTGGCGGAGCAACGGGAGATTTAGAAGGAAGAAAATATATAGCAGCAGCTTACTACGCCTACCGAAAAGATATTCCTTTATATATCTGGAACGACGGAGCAGGAGCCAATATCAAAGAAGGAATGGTTTCTTTAAACAGAGCCGCAGAAGGTTTTTTCATGAATTCACTTTTAAGTACTGGCTTGAAAGCATCCGAATTCAGAGCTGCAATCGAATCACATTCAGATCTTGTGTTAAAAGAAGTTTGTTCCGAAACTGAAAAAAAATACGGATCAGAATTCAGAAAATATAATTCCGAAGATAAACCTAACTTTTGTTTTACAGTCGCAGTCGGAACAGGTTCATCTACAGGACTTGATGTTTATGGTTCTTCCCAAGCATCCTTGCAAGTCCTCTTAAATGAAGATGAATCATATCGAGTCTTAACAGGATCCTCAGTGATCGAATCAGTAACCGGTGAGAAATTCACAAATTACGAGATTGGTGGCGCTAAAATTATGGGCCAAGCCACAGGTACTGTGGATTTTGTAGCTAACGATAAGATCCAGCTCATCTGGATCATCAGAAGGATACAAGACTCTTTGTTGGGATGTAAACTTCCCTCGATAGAAAAAAATCAAAGAGTCATATCAGAAAATTGGAATGTTTTAGATGAAAACGAGCTAATTCATCACTCTGAAAGTGGATTCTTTTTACCAATCAAAGAAAACTATTCCGGTTCAGGATCCTTAGTTTCCGGATTCATTCGATTGGGAGAAACTTCTGTGCTATCCATGGGCCCAAGGACCAACGATGGATTTCACTCTCTACCATGTATCATAAAAGCGAAAGAATCAATTCGGATCGCAGAAAAGACGGGCGCAAGTTTACTTTTGGTCTACGGAAGTAAATGGTTCAGAAGTTCACATTTAGATGACTATGATTCCTTAAGGCCGAGAAGAGACTTTCAAAAAGAATTACAAAACTTTAAAGGAGCTTGCTTACATTTCGTAAAAAATCCGGAAGGACTTAGGGTTTCAGAACTCGCTTCGAGCGCAGATGTCTGGCTACTTTTAGAGCCGAATGAAAAAAGTAAACCCTCTGCCCGCAAAGAATTTTCGAATAAAAAGAGATGGGCAACATTCACTTCTAAAAGCGAATCGGAAGCTTATGAGATCATTAGAGAATTCTTCCATTTGTTAAATCATAGAAAGATCGACAATTCTCCAGCAGGTAAAGGCGAGATCAAACTTCCTAAAGAGATTACGGTTTCATACGATATGAAAGAAGAAATCGTTCGGAAAATTTTGGACGAGAATACTTTCTTAGAATTCGGAGAATGGGACCCTGGATCCAGCCTGATCACCGGACTAGGAAGAATACAAGGAAGAACCGTTGCGATCATCGCAGATCAGCCGAAAGGAGGAGGTTCTCCTGACGCACCAGGAACCGAAAAATTCAGAATATTTACAGAGTTTGCAAACAAACATTCCATTCCTATATTAATGATTTCTGATGCTCCAGGTTTTGTTCCGGGCACGAAACAAGAAAGAGCAAGAATACAACAAATCGGAGGAGAATCCTTGGATGTAAACGTTCTCTCCGAAATTCCAGTAGTCTCCATTGTATTAAGACAGAATTACGGGGGAAGACAGATCCATGCATTCAGTGGATTTTTAAGACCTGGGATCGCATACTATTCTTTAGCGGAAGCGACTCTTGCAGTGATGGGAGGAAACTCTGCATTCGATCTATTCCAAGGAGCAAAAGTCTCAACTCTCAGAAAAGAAGGGAATATTCAAGAAATTGAATCTATTCAAAAAGAATTTTTCGAATCTTTTACCAAAAAATCCAGAGCTGATTTTGATGCAAAGAATACCGGGGTCCTAGATGGAACCTTCGGATCTATTTCCGAACTAAGAGACGTTTTAAAAAAAGGCTTAGAAGAAGCGGATCTTAAGCTTTCTATTTGGAAAAAAAATAAAAACAAATATTCCGACGGAGAAGTATATCTCTGCCCTCAAAACCAGGGAGAAGATTGGAAAGATCTCATTCTACCTTAG
- a CDS encoding holo-ACP synthase, with protein sequence MKLESQPLPSFESITSPSASVGVDLTFIPEFQESLQDKATFFFKITFTDWERKKAQSKPENQRASFFAGRYAAKEALIKALDGYRLFQKPDLNVNYSEIEIRNDDYGRPYFRFYGNFETYLNNLKPNSIRLSISHTGDYAFSEVLLIF encoded by the coding sequence ATGAAATTAGAATCACAACCTCTCCCTAGTTTTGAATCCATTACCAGCCCTTCTGCTTCCGTTGGAGTGGATCTTACTTTCATTCCTGAGTTCCAGGAAAGTTTACAGGATAAGGCGACCTTCTTCTTTAAGATCACTTTTACGGATTGGGAAAGAAAGAAGGCCCAGTCAAAACCCGAAAACCAAAGAGCAAGTTTTTTTGCAGGAAGATACGCAGCGAAAGAGGCATTGATCAAGGCCCTGGACGGATATCGTTTATTTCAAAAACCTGATCTAAATGTAAATTATTCAGAAATAGAGATACGTAACGACGATTATGGCCGTCCCTATTTTCGTTTTTACGGAAACTTTGAAACTTATCTAAACAACTTAAAACCGAATTCGATCCGGTTGAGCATTAGTCATACGGGGGATTATGCATTTTCCGAAGTCCTCCTGATATTTTAG